The Blastocatellia bacterium genome includes the window CTATCGGCGACCGGAGTTCAACGAGCCGGTGGACGGCGTCGTCTATAGCGCCGCGGCCGCCCTCGGCTTTGCTGCCGCGGAAAATCTGCTCTATCTGGGCCGATTCGGCACCGATGTGTTTGTGGTGCGCGGTATCTTGTCCAATCCGGGGCACGCGCTGTTTGCCGCTTTCTGGGGACTGGCGCTCAGTCGCGCGCGAACGCTGCCCAATGTGGGGAGCCGGCGCGTGGCCACAATTGTCAGCGGTTGGCTGGCGGCCTCGCTCCTTCACGGATTGTTCGACGCGGTGCTGACGGCGGGACAGTACGGGGCGCTGCCGGAATACCTCGTCATCGCAATCATCGTGGCGCTCATGATCAGCATCTTCATCTACGTCGAAATCATGACCGTGCGCCACGTCGTTCGCTCGCCGCATCGTCGAGAGACGATGCTGCTGAGCGCAGCCGCTCTCTGCCCCTCCTGCGGGGCGATGGGGATCGGAGGACACCCCTGTCCTCACTGTGGTCAGCCGATCGCACCGGTTGAGGATGACCGACTCTGCCCCACCTGTGGCCGACGACAGCACGCCGGACTGACCGTTTGCGCCGACTGCGGGGCGAGCTTATTGGCCTCGCGCCCGCCGTCTCTGCCGCTGGCCTTTCCCCATCTGGTCCGACCCACAGGCGATGGCCGTGAAGAGATCGCCTTCATCCTCGATCAACCGGAGATCACCGTCGGCAAGACGCTCGATAACACCTTCGTCATTGATGATCCCACCGTCTCCAAACATCATGCCCGGCTCGTCTGGCATCCGGCGGGAAATTTCGTCGCCATTGACCTCAACAGTACCAACGGGACCTACGTCAACGGACGCCGGGTGAAGGAGAATTTGTTGAAAGACGGATTCGAGATTCGCTTCGGTCGCGCCCGCTTCATCTATCGCTCGCCGGATCGGCCGTCGCCCCTGTGGGCAGCAGCACCTCGACCGCAGCCCCCCGACCCACACCCAGGAGCCTAGCCGCCGAGTCCCGCGCCACGGCGATCTCCACGCGCCCGGTGCTTCCCACGAGGGCAAACGGCTCGCCGGCCGACCCTTCCTCGAAGTGCGTCCGAATGGTCGTGATCTCTCGACCCGCGATTATGAGCTTGCCGCCGCACGCAATGAGATCGGGGGGGACATGCTCCTCGGTCAGGTTGGTGATGAGATTGCCGAACCGATCTACGTGAATGACATGCCCCCGAAGATGGCGAGCCGAGACGACCTCCACCGAGGGAAGGGCAAACGTGACCGGATCGTTGATCACCGGCCCGAAAGCGTCGGCAGGAACGCCCGTCGAGAGCCAGGCCGCAACCGGAGCGAAAATATCCCGACCGTGAAAAGTTCGGCTCACCGGATGACGAAAGTAGCGCGTGGCCGTAATCTGCCGGATCTCAGCGATCGCTTCCGTCCGGTAGATGAAGCTGAAGAGTCCGTTGTCCGGACCGATGAAGAAATATCGCTCCGATCGAACAAGGAGAGCGCGCCGTTCCGAACCCACCCCGGGATCAACCACAGCGACGTGAATCGTTCCCGCGGGAAACGTCGCGTAGCAATCGGCCAGCGTGAGGGCGGCCGTTTCGATGTCCTGAGGGGGAATGAGGTGCGTCACATCAACGACAA containing:
- a CDS encoding SAM-dependent chlorinase/fluorinase; translated protein: MSAAGRVITLMTDFGLSDFFVAAMKGVILSINPQAVVVDVTHLIPPQDIETAALTLADCYATFPAGTIHVAVVDPGVGSERRALLVRSERYFFIGPDNGLFSFIYRTEAIAEIRQITATRYFRHPVSRTFHGRDIFAPVAAWLSTGVPADAFGPVINDPVTFALPSVEVVSARHLRGHVIHVDRFGNLITNLTEEHVPPDLIACGGKLIIAGREITTIRTHFEEGSAGEPFALVGSTGRVEIAVARDSAARLLGVGRGAAVEVLLPTGATADPASDR
- a CDS encoding PrsW family glutamic-type intramembrane protease, with amino-acid sequence YRRPEFNEPVDGVVYSAAAALGFAAAENLLYLGRFGTDVFVVRGILSNPGHALFAAFWGLALSRARTLPNVGSRRVATIVSGWLAASLLHGLFDAVLTAGQYGALPEYLVIAIIVALMISIFIYVEIMTVRHVVRSPHRRETMLLSAAALCPSCGAMGIGGHPCPHCGQPIAPVEDDRLCPTCGRRQHAGLTVCADCGASLLASRPPSLPLAFPHLVRPTGDGREEIAFILDQPEITVGKTLDNTFVIDDPTVSKHHARLVWHPAGNFVAIDLNSTNGTYVNGRRVKENLLKDGFEIRFGRARFIYRSPDRPSPLWAAAPRPQPPDPHPGA